The following are encoded in a window of Meiothermus sp. CFH 77666 genomic DNA:
- a CDS encoding hemolysin III family protein translates to MKKSLHTSFAAAREPFNAYSHAAGAVLGLVGMVALLFFTQGNAAKIVGALVFGLTMILMYTSSALYHALRVSERALLWLRKLDHAAIFLFIAGTYTPVLLQAMEPGWRPWALGLVWALAALGVGLKLVTLKAPRWLYTATYLGMGWLSVFLLPKLALNPWALGFLIAGGVAYSLGAVVYAAKWPNLLPRLVGFHGIWHVFVLLGSAGMYFAVLSVYLT, encoded by the coding sequence ATGAAAAAATCTCTCCACACTTCCTTCGCCGCAGCTCGTGAACCGTTTAATGCCTATTCCCACGCCGCCGGTGCAGTGCTTGGCCTGGTTGGCATGGTGGCCTTGCTTTTTTTCACCCAGGGCAACGCCGCCAAAATCGTGGGGGCGCTGGTATTTGGCCTAACCATGATCCTGATGTACACCTCCTCGGCGCTCTACCACGCCCTGCGGGTCTCGGAGCGGGCCCTGTTATGGCTGCGCAAGCTCGACCACGCGGCCATTTTTCTATTCATCGCCGGAACCTATACCCCGGTGCTGTTGCAGGCTATGGAACCCGGCTGGCGACCCTGGGCCCTGGGTCTGGTCTGGGCGCTGGCGGCCTTGGGAGTGGGCCTGAAGCTGGTTACGCTCAAAGCCCCCCGCTGGCTTTACACCGCAACCTACCTGGGCATGGGCTGGCTCTCGGTCTTTTTGCTGCCCAAGCTGGCGCTGAACCCCTGGGCGCTGGGCTTCCTGATTGCGGGTGGGGTGGCCTACAGCCTGGGGGCCGTAGTCTATGCCGCTAAATGGCCCAACCTGCTGCCCCGGCTGGTGGGTTTTCATGGGATCTGGCACGTGTTTGTGTTGCTGGGCAGCGCGGGGATGTATTTTGCGGTGCTGTCGGTGTACCTGACCTGA
- a CDS encoding PQQ-dependent sugar dehydrogenase produces MTHLHWLGLVAALVVAGGVFFWAELQPVPDEAARRIRLPPGFAIQIFAENFEGAPRMMTVGPDGDLYLTLMYGGQVVRLPDRNRDGRADKVEVLAENLELPHGIEWHQGWLYVAVSNAVIRFQQRGSAWQRETVIADLPGPSGHFTRTLHFGPDGKLFVSVGSETNFGPERDPRRAAILRFNPDGSVPHDNPFVRDPDPRRRAVWAEGLRNSVDFTWTPRGSLWATHNGTDHLGDELPPEEVIVAVQPGGFHGWPYCYTPGMGLNLKAERSEVPDPRTEGFDCRKAVPALFTAPAHSAPLGMTWGQKSHFPLEYRQSLYIAYHGSLGVQNPQHYRDCKIERFIIQNELPVRSEVFATGWRTPGQMCRDAWGRPVGLVIGADGAMYVSDAKGGRVYRIWYRDK; encoded by the coding sequence ATGACCCATCTACACTGGTTGGGGCTGGTGGCTGCACTCGTAGTGGCCGGTGGCGTGTTTTTTTGGGCTGAGTTGCAGCCTGTTCCTGACGAGGCCGCCCGGCGAATCAGGCTGCCCCCAGGGTTTGCCATCCAGATTTTTGCCGAAAACTTTGAGGGTGCCCCCCGCATGATGACGGTGGGGCCCGATGGGGATCTCTACCTGACCCTGATGTACGGGGGCCAGGTGGTGCGGCTGCCAGACCGCAACCGCGATGGCCGGGCCGATAAGGTGGAGGTGCTGGCAGAGAACCTCGAGCTGCCCCACGGCATTGAATGGCACCAGGGCTGGCTTTATGTGGCGGTTAGCAACGCGGTCATTCGCTTTCAACAAAGGGGAAGTGCATGGCAGCGCGAAACGGTCATTGCGGATCTTCCAGGGCCTTCCGGGCACTTCACCCGCACCCTGCACTTTGGGCCGGATGGCAAGCTCTTCGTCTCGGTGGGCTCAGAGACCAACTTTGGCCCCGAGCGCGACCCCCGTCGGGCGGCCATTTTGCGCTTCAACCCCGACGGCAGCGTTCCGCACGACAACCCCTTTGTGCGCGACCCCGACCCCCGCCGCCGGGCGGTCTGGGCCGAGGGCCTCAGGAACAGCGTAGACTTTACCTGGACGCCCCGAGGTTCGCTCTGGGCCACCCACAACGGCACCGATCACCTGGGCGACGAGCTGCCCCCCGAAGAGGTGATTGTGGCGGTGCAGCCGGGGGGTTTTCACGGCTGGCCCTACTGCTATACGCCGGGTATGGGCCTGAACCTTAAGGCCGAGCGCAGCGAGGTGCCCGACCCCCGCACCGAGGGCTTCGACTGCCGCAAGGCGGTTCCGGCGCTGTTTACGGCCCCGGCCCACTCGGCCCCGCTGGGCATGACCTGGGGTCAGAAGAGCCACTTTCCGCTCGAGTACCGCCAAAGCCTTTATATCGCCTATCACGGTTCGCTAGGGGTGCAAAACCCCCAGCACTACCGCGACTGCAAGATTGAGCGCTTCATCATTCAAAACGAACTGCCGGTGCGCTCCGAAGTGTTTGCCACCGGGTGGCGGACGCCAGGCCAGATGTGCCGCGATGCCTGGGGCCGCCCGGTGGGGCTGGTGATTGGCGCCGATGGCGCGATGTATGTCTCGGATGCCAAGGGGGGGCGGGTTTACCGGATCTGGTACCGGGACAAATGA
- a CDS encoding glutamine--tRNA ligase/YqeY domain fusion protein — protein MSALTTKPRLVSPNFITEIIDEDLKAGRYSKIVTRFPPEPNGYAHLGHAIASYIDFGIAHDYGGECRLRMDDTNPEAERAEYAEALIADMRWLGWDWGPEVSYASNYFEALYQMAEKLIQKGLAYVDSVSPEEMAHLRGTVDRPGTPSPYRDRSVEENLNLFRRMRAGEFQNGEHVLRAKIDLASPNMKLRDPVLYRIVHAAHYRTGKAWCIYPSYDFAQATTDALDGVTHSLCSLEFVDNRAIYDWLMDHLWGEPPLHQTPRPRQYEFGRRSLEYTVVSKRKLKKLVEGGYVRGWDDPRMPTLAGQRRRGVRPEAIRRFAGQVGISRTNRTVDIALLEGAIRDDLNTTAPRVMAVLRPLKVVLTNLTEPRTIALPYWPPDVIQESPDGLVPLPNGRRVQPTEAVRNVTLTPELYIEQDDFAITPPRGFKRLTPGGTVRLKMAGVIRCDHYQTDDTGRVTELTCTLLPEESKAAGVIHWLSAQDALPAEFRLYDRLFTVPHPEAEAKELEDEAESPEDRDFLRFVNPQSLEVVQGYIERSVLQDPPDTRYQLERNGYFWQDPLDSKPGALVFNRIVTLKDTWGQSTRQTEESRAAGSPKASRPKKPESPASPTPSANLTPEQESRLQSLLSQGIPQTEALVLAREPRLADFLLQAASFAPLAALANWVVNDLAPAIRTGSSRVTPAGLAGLVKLLEAGEINTRIAKDVLAEALESGSDPVEIVRQKGLRQVSDKAALEAIVDRILAENPDKVAAYRAGKTGLLGFFVGQVMRETQGQANPQLVQELVSQKLG, from the coding sequence ATGAGCGCTCTTACGACCAAACCCCGTCTTGTGAGTCCCAACTTCATCACCGAGATTATTGATGAAGACCTGAAGGCAGGCCGTTACTCAAAGATTGTCACCCGCTTCCCCCCCGAGCCCAACGGCTATGCCCACCTGGGCCACGCCATTGCCAGCTACATTGACTTTGGCATCGCACACGACTACGGGGGGGAATGCCGCCTGCGCATGGACGACACCAACCCCGAGGCCGAGCGGGCCGAGTATGCCGAAGCCCTGATTGCCGACATGCGATGGCTGGGCTGGGACTGGGGGCCTGAGGTAAGTTATGCCTCCAACTACTTCGAAGCCCTTTACCAGATGGCCGAAAAGCTGATCCAAAAGGGGCTGGCCTATGTGGACAGCGTCTCGCCGGAAGAGATGGCCCACCTGCGCGGTACGGTAGACAGGCCCGGCACCCCCAGCCCCTACCGGGATAGGAGCGTGGAGGAAAACCTGAACCTTTTCCGCCGGATGCGGGCGGGGGAGTTTCAAAACGGCGAGCACGTGCTCCGGGCCAAGATAGACCTTGCCAGCCCCAACATGAAACTGCGCGACCCGGTGCTCTACCGGATTGTGCACGCCGCGCACTACCGCACCGGCAAGGCGTGGTGCATCTACCCCTCCTACGACTTCGCCCAGGCCACCACCGATGCGCTGGACGGCGTAACCCATAGCCTGTGCAGCCTCGAGTTTGTGGACAACCGGGCCATTTACGACTGGCTGATGGATCACCTCTGGGGCGAGCCGCCCCTCCACCAAACCCCCCGCCCCCGCCAATACGAGTTTGGCCGCCGGAGCCTGGAGTACACCGTGGTCTCCAAGCGAAAGCTGAAGAAGCTGGTCGAGGGGGGTTACGTGCGCGGCTGGGACGACCCCCGGATGCCCACCCTGGCCGGTCAGCGTCGCCGGGGGGTGCGGCCCGAGGCCATCCGGCGGTTCGCCGGGCAGGTCGGCATCTCGCGCACCAACCGCACCGTGGATATTGCCCTGCTCGAGGGGGCCATCCGCGACGACCTGAACACCACCGCCCCCCGTGTGATGGCGGTATTGCGGCCCCTCAAGGTAGTACTTACCAACCTGACCGAGCCCCGAACCATTGCCCTCCCCTACTGGCCCCCCGACGTCATTCAGGAGTCACCCGATGGCCTGGTGCCCCTGCCCAACGGCCGCAGGGTGCAGCCTACCGAGGCCGTCCGCAACGTGACCCTTACCCCCGAGCTGTACATCGAGCAAGACGACTTTGCCATCACCCCTCCCAGGGGCTTCAAACGCCTGACGCCGGGGGGAACCGTGCGGCTCAAGATGGCCGGGGTGATCCGTTGCGACCACTACCAGACCGACGATACGGGCCGCGTTACCGAGCTAACCTGTACCTTACTGCCCGAGGAGAGTAAAGCCGCCGGGGTCATTCACTGGCTGAGCGCCCAGGACGCCCTTCCCGCCGAGTTTCGCCTCTACGACCGACTTTTTACCGTACCTCACCCCGAGGCCGAAGCCAAAGAGCTCGAGGACGAAGCAGAAAGCCCCGAAGACCGCGACTTCCTGCGCTTTGTCAACCCCCAAAGCCTGGAAGTGGTGCAGGGCTACATCGAGAGGAGCGTGCTGCAAGACCCCCCGGACACCCGCTACCAGCTCGAGCGCAACGGTTACTTCTGGCAAGACCCCCTAGACTCCAAACCCGGTGCACTGGTCTTCAACCGCATCGTCACCCTCAAGGACACCTGGGGCCAGTCCACCAGGCAGACCGAAGAATCTCGCGCAGCAGGCAGCCCCAAAGCATCCAGACCGAAAAAGCCCGAAAGCCCGGCCTCGCCAACACCCTCCGCTAACCTCACCCCCGAGCAAGAGTCCAGGCTGCAAAGCCTCCTGTCCCAGGGCATCCCCCAGACCGAGGCGCTGGTGCTGGCCCGCGAGCCCCGGCTGGCCGACTTCCTGCTGCAAGCCGCATCGTTCGCGCCCCTTGCCGCGCTGGCCAACTGGGTGGTCAACGACCTGGCCCCCGCCATCCGCACCGGCAGCAGCAGGGTCACGCCCGCCGGGCTGGCGGGTTTGGTGAAGCTCCTGGAGGCTGGCGAAATTAACACCCGCATCGCCAAGGACGTGCTGGCCGAAGCCCTGGAAAGCGGCTCAGATCCGGTTGAGATTGTTCGCCAAAAAGGTCTGCGGCAGGTCAGCGATAAGGCGGCTCTGGAGGCCATTGTGGACCGAATCCTGGCCGAAAACCCCGACAAGGTGGCCGCCTACCGCGCCGGCAAGACCGGCCTGCTGGGCTTCTTTGTGGGCCAGGTGATGCGCGAGACCCAGGGGCAGGCCAATCCGCAGCTAGTGCAGGAACTGGTCAGTCAGAAGCTGGGCTAA
- a CDS encoding CRTAC1 family protein, whose protein sequence is MAIPNFVEETQTSGLESRFDGDFVVGGGVAAFDCNNDGLPELVLSGGANRAKFYLNQSAAGGVLRFREQTAGVELEQVMGAYPLDIDSDGKTDLALLRAGEDILLRGLGNCRFENANRLWGFQGGNTWTTAFAATWEKGQSWPTLATGAYINRSTQFPWGSCRGNALYRPAPGGRGFAAPLALEPSFCALSMLFSDWNRSGTPSLRVSNDREYYQGRGQEQLWQISPGQAPRLYSEADGWKRLQIWGMGIASYDLTGSGYPVYYLTSMGDNKLQMLETPLKPSYTDIAFRRNVTAHRPYTGGDVHMSTAWHAQFEDINNDGLIDLFVSKGNVGFMRDAAARDPNNLLLGKPDGAFVEVGDKAGVASFLRGRGAQVMDFNADGLLDIVVVNRLDRAQIWRNIGGASLGSTTPPTAKALGNWLQVRLQQPGPNPDAIGAWLEVQLASRVLRRELTVGGGHLSGGLGWIHFGLAGAEQVRLRVLWPDGQWEDWQEVKTNQFVIFNRGKGIQRFVPASNQP, encoded by the coding sequence GTGGCTATACCCAATTTCGTGGAGGAGACCCAGACCTCGGGCCTCGAGAGTCGCTTTGATGGCGACTTTGTGGTGGGTGGGGGGGTGGCAGCTTTTGACTGCAATAACGATGGCCTGCCCGAACTGGTGCTCTCCGGCGGCGCCAACCGGGCCAAATTCTACCTCAATCAAAGTGCTGCAGGCGGGGTTCTGCGCTTCCGGGAACAAACTGCCGGGGTCGAACTCGAGCAAGTAATGGGGGCCTACCCCCTGGACATTGACAGCGACGGCAAAACCGACCTCGCGCTGCTCAGGGCTGGTGAGGATATCCTGTTGCGTGGGCTGGGCAATTGTCGCTTTGAGAATGCCAACCGTTTGTGGGGGTTCCAGGGAGGCAACACCTGGACCACCGCCTTCGCCGCAACCTGGGAAAAAGGCCAGAGCTGGCCCACCCTAGCTACCGGAGCCTATATCAATCGCAGCACCCAGTTTCCCTGGGGAAGCTGCCGGGGGAATGCCCTCTACCGCCCTGCTCCGGGGGGCAGGGGGTTTGCTGCTCCCCTGGCACTCGAGCCCAGCTTTTGTGCGCTTTCGATGCTGTTCTCCGACTGGAACCGCTCAGGAACCCCTTCACTGAGGGTTTCCAACGACCGCGAGTATTACCAAGGCAGAGGCCAGGAACAGCTCTGGCAAATAAGCCCTGGGCAAGCCCCCCGACTGTATAGCGAAGCCGATGGTTGGAAACGCCTGCAAATCTGGGGAATGGGTATTGCCAGCTACGACCTCACTGGCTCCGGCTATCCGGTCTACTACCTGACCAGCATGGGCGACAACAAGCTGCAAATGCTGGAAACACCTCTCAAACCCAGTTATACCGATATTGCCTTTCGGCGGAATGTCACCGCCCATCGCCCCTACACGGGTGGAGATGTGCACATGTCCACAGCCTGGCACGCGCAGTTCGAGGACATTAACAACGATGGCCTCATTGATTTGTTCGTGTCTAAGGGGAATGTGGGTTTCATGCGGGATGCCGCCGCCCGCGACCCCAATAACCTGCTCTTGGGCAAGCCCGATGGCGCATTTGTGGAAGTCGGCGACAAAGCTGGGGTCGCCAGTTTCCTGCGAGGTCGCGGAGCTCAGGTCATGGATTTCAATGCGGATGGGCTGCTGGATATCGTGGTGGTCAACCGGCTCGACCGAGCCCAGATATGGCGCAACATTGGGGGAGCCAGCCTTGGCTCCACAACCCCGCCCACTGCCAAAGCACTGGGCAACTGGTTACAAGTACGGCTTCAACAACCAGGCCCCAACCCCGATGCTATCGGAGCCTGGCTGGAAGTACAGCTTGCCAGTCGTGTTCTGCGACGCGAGCTGACTGTAGGTGGTGGGCACCTGAGCGGAGGGCTGGGTTGGATCCACTTTGGCCTAGCCGGCGCAGAGCAGGTACGCCTGCGGGTGCTCTGGCCAGATGGTCAGTGGGAGGATTGGCAGGAAGTCAAAACCAATCAGTTTGTCATTTTCAATCGGGGAAAGGGTATTCAGCGTTTTGTGCCAGCCAGCAATCAGCCCTAA
- a CDS encoding vanadium-dependent haloperoxidase, with protein sequence MVALLLIGSSPGWAQFVQSRAWIATATPTIERSLAQLQTDPRQPASNLSWDTLSELQRLELLGIQTQMFSPPRTARALALLTVAMNDSLYLLRNHPEAEPNVVTAFAAQEVMLYLHPTFPNLKDALRQTVAAIYARASSAGFAEKNLQLSREIGRQVGLQIVAWGRRDGAARQIIPTYPAPAPGVWVLPLGRPAVEPGWGSVTPIGVRLEALARSSPPPDWNSPEYERERTLFWAEQQKLNDYGRQIADRWAGDPGTVTPAGLWQEAAVEILQKRQSQAADAVAILAALNVAMHNSFIACWRDKYIYYTARPDQWVATFDKRWRPYLRTPRFPAYPSGHSTVSGAAATILTAFFPSEAKTWNEMAKEASYSRIIAGIHWFIDGSGGLDLGERVARQVLEVLQKP encoded by the coding sequence ATGGTAGCTTTGTTGCTGATCGGCTCGAGTCCGGGGTGGGCCCAGTTTGTTCAATCCAGGGCCTGGATAGCAACTGCCACGCCTACAATAGAGCGCTCTTTGGCGCAGTTGCAGACCGACCCCAGGCAGCCTGCCAGTAACCTGAGCTGGGACACCCTGAGCGAACTCCAACGACTGGAATTGCTTGGTATCCAGACCCAGATGTTCTCGCCTCCCCGCACGGCACGGGCCCTGGCCCTGCTCACAGTAGCGATGAACGATAGCCTGTATCTGTTGCGTAACCACCCCGAAGCCGAGCCCAATGTTGTAACAGCCTTCGCGGCGCAGGAGGTCATGCTCTACCTGCACCCCACTTTTCCCAACCTGAAAGATGCTCTTCGCCAGACCGTGGCTGCAATTTATGCCAGGGCCTCGAGTGCTGGATTTGCAGAGAAAAATCTGCAGCTTTCTCGAGAAATTGGGCGACAAGTCGGGCTTCAGATCGTGGCCTGGGGCCGTCGGGATGGCGCAGCTCGCCAGATTATTCCCACCTACCCGGCCCCAGCGCCCGGCGTCTGGGTTTTGCCCCTGGGTCGCCCGGCCGTCGAGCCGGGTTGGGGCAGCGTGACCCCTATTGGCGTGAGGCTTGAAGCGCTAGCCCGCTCAAGTCCGCCTCCGGATTGGAACTCCCCCGAATATGAACGGGAACGCACTTTATTTTGGGCCGAGCAGCAAAAACTGAACGACTATGGACGACAGATTGCCGATAGGTGGGCAGGGGATCCTGGTACGGTTACGCCCGCAGGGCTCTGGCAGGAGGCCGCAGTCGAAATTTTACAAAAGCGGCAATCCCAGGCCGCAGATGCAGTTGCGATATTAGCAGCCCTTAATGTGGCCATGCACAACTCCTTCATAGCATGCTGGCGTGACAAATACATATACTACACGGCCCGACCCGATCAGTGGGTAGCTACCTTTGACAAACGCTGGCGGCCGTATCTGCGCACACCCCGTTTCCCCGCCTATCCTTCGGGCCACTCGACGGTGAGTGGCGCGGCTGCTACCATCCTGACCGCTTTTTTCCCCAGCGAAGCCAAAACCTGGAACGAAATGGCCAAAGAGGCCTCCTATTCGCGCATCATTGCGGGCATCCACTGGTTTATTGATGGTAGTGGCGGATTGGATCTGGGGGAGCGCGTGGCCAGGCAAGTCCTGGAAGTACTCCAGAAGCCGTAA
- a CDS encoding oxidoreductase, giving the protein MNRPIHVALIGYGFAGRVFHAPIIQNVPGLRLVTVASSKPEKVKSDWPDLWVSESIEEVINHSELDLVVIATPNATHFDLARRALQAGKHVVVDKPFTILASEARALASLAAERGKVLSVYQNRRWDGDFLTLRKLVLQGVLGEVVYLESHFDRYRPEVQNRWRDQAGPGSGLWYDLGPHLADQALELFGMPQAVYADIAQQRYQAQAPDYFHVLLRYPRLRVVLHASALVPGGSPRFVVHGTEASFASRGLDGQEALLKQGLRPGQEGWSPALSEGWLYRPDQAAEPVPMEPGDYRRFYEGVRDAIRQEGPNPVPPEQAVRLMEVLEAAIESANEHREIPLGVNG; this is encoded by the coding sequence ATGAACCGACCCATTCACGTTGCGCTGATCGGCTATGGTTTTGCTGGACGGGTGTTTCATGCACCGATAATTCAGAACGTTCCGGGTTTGCGTTTGGTAACGGTTGCCAGCAGCAAGCCCGAAAAGGTCAAATCGGACTGGCCCGACCTCTGGGTGAGTGAGTCCATCGAGGAAGTAATTAACCACTCTGAGCTTGATCTGGTGGTGATTGCTACGCCCAACGCTACCCACTTCGACCTGGCCCGGCGGGCCCTGCAAGCCGGAAAGCATGTGGTAGTGGACAAACCCTTTACCATTCTTGCAAGCGAGGCCAGAGCGCTGGCGAGCCTGGCTGCCGAGCGGGGCAAAGTGCTTTCGGTTTACCAGAACCGTCGCTGGGACGGCGATTTTTTGACCTTGCGCAAGCTGGTGTTGCAGGGTGTGCTGGGGGAGGTGGTCTACCTCGAGTCCCACTTCGACCGCTACCGCCCCGAGGTGCAGAACCGCTGGCGCGACCAGGCCGGGCCGGGCAGTGGCCTCTGGTACGACCTGGGGCCGCATCTGGCCGACCAGGCGCTCGAGCTTTTCGGCATGCCCCAGGCAGTGTATGCCGATATTGCCCAGCAACGCTACCAGGCCCAGGCCCCGGACTACTTTCACGTGCTGCTGCGCTACCCCAGGCTGCGGGTGGTGCTGCACGCCAGCGCCCTGGTGCCGGGGGGAAGCCCGCGGTTTGTGGTGCATGGAACGGAGGCCAGTTTTGCGTCCAGGGGGCTCGATGGCCAGGAAGCGCTGCTCAAACAAGGCCTCCGTCCGGGGCAGGAAGGCTGGAGTCCTGCGCTCTCGGAAGGCTGGCTCTACCGGCCCGATCAGGCGGCGGAGCCCGTGCCCATGGAGCCTGGGGACTATCGGCGCTTTTACGAGGGGGTGCGCGATGCCATCCGGCAAGAGGGGCCCAACCCGGTGCCCCCGGAGCAGGCAGTGCGGCTAATGGAGGTGCTCGAGGCCGCTATAGAAAGCGCTAACGAACATCGGGAGATACCCCTGGGGGTGAACGGATGA
- a CDS encoding heme-degrading domain-containing protein, giving the protein MNLEQDLAGISEQEARLRFERFDAQTAWELGQKLKQAAEALHRAIAIDISFFGQTLFFYAMSGTSPDNAEWARRKRNVVQRFHRSSYAVGLMLKQKQNSLEERGLDARDYAAHGGSFPIFVQGVGCIGAITVSGLPQREDHELVVEVLADYLEVPYEELALDP; this is encoded by the coding sequence ATGAACCTTGAACAAGACCTGGCCGGAATTTCTGAACAGGAGGCCCGCTTGCGGTTTGAGCGGTTTGACGCCCAGACCGCCTGGGAGCTGGGGCAAAAACTCAAACAGGCTGCCGAGGCCTTGCACCGTGCAATCGCGATTGACATCAGTTTTTTTGGTCAAACCCTGTTCTTTTACGCCATGAGCGGCACCAGCCCCGATAATGCCGAGTGGGCCAGGCGGAAGCGCAACGTGGTACAGCGCTTTCACCGCAGCTCCTACGCGGTGGGCCTGATGCTCAAGCAGAAGCAGAATAGCCTCGAGGAGCGCGGTCTGGATGCCCGCGATTACGCTGCCCACGGGGGGAGTTTCCCCATCTTCGTTCAGGGTGTGGGCTGTATTGGGGCTATCACGGTCTCGGGCCTGCCACAGCGCGAAGACCATGAGCTGGTGGTGGAGGTGCTGGCCGACTACCTGGAGGTACCCTACGAGGAGCTGGCCCTCGACCCATGA
- a CDS encoding aminotransferase class V-fold PLP-dependent enzyme, producing the protein MSGMGSTCFGREMLWHWPLDPAITYLNHGTVGATPKKVLAVQQALREEMERQPARFLLRELSALSGASDRPVPRLREAAEAVARFVGAQGQDLVFVDNATTGVNAVLQSLDLRPGDEILITNLAYGAVVNAARFVAERAGARLVTVALPFPLPDKAPLVSAVAEALTPRTRLAILDHITSETALVLPLAEMAACCRAAGVPVLADGAHAPGAIPLDIPSLGVDYYTGNLHKWALAPKGCGILWAAPERQPDLHPPVISWGLGQGFTQAFDWVGTKDPTPYLSAPAALDLLREWGWEAMRGYNHRLAWDAALMLTSRWGFDLPAPEAMVGCMVTLPLPGSLGKTPEEAARLQYALLYEHRLEAPILCRDERLWVRISAQIYNELEDVERLVRAVESYR; encoded by the coding sequence ATGAGCGGGATGGGTTCCACCTGCTTCGGCAGGGAGATGCTCTGGCACTGGCCGCTCGACCCGGCCATCACCTACCTCAATCACGGTACGGTGGGCGCTACCCCCAAAAAAGTGCTGGCCGTACAGCAAGCCCTGCGAGAGGAGATGGAGCGGCAGCCCGCCCGTTTTTTGCTCCGGGAGTTGTCGGCCCTGTCCGGTGCGTCGGATCGCCCGGTGCCCCGGCTGCGCGAAGCCGCCGAGGCGGTGGCCCGGTTTGTGGGCGCTCAAGGCCAGGATCTGGTGTTTGTGGACAACGCTACCACCGGGGTCAACGCGGTGTTGCAATCCCTGGATTTGCGGCCAGGGGACGAAATTCTGATTACCAACCTGGCCTACGGCGCGGTGGTGAATGCCGCCCGCTTTGTGGCCGAGCGGGCCGGGGCTCGCCTGGTTACGGTAGCGCTCCCTTTCCCGCTCCCAGACAAGGCGCCACTTGTCTCGGCGGTGGCCGAGGCCCTGACCCCCCGCACGCGACTGGCCATCCTCGACCACATCACCTCCGAGACCGCGCTGGTGCTACCCCTGGCCGAGATGGCGGCCTGCTGCCGGGCTGCGGGGGTGCCGGTGCTGGCCGATGGGGCCCACGCGCCAGGGGCCATTCCGCTGGACATTCCCAGCCTGGGGGTGGACTACTACACCGGCAACCTGCACAAGTGGGCGCTGGCCCCCAAAGGATGTGGCATTTTGTGGGCGGCCCCGGAGCGTCAGCCAGACCTGCACCCGCCGGTAATTTCCTGGGGCCTGGGGCAGGGCTTTACCCAGGCGTTCGACTGGGTGGGCACCAAAGACCCCACGCCCTATCTGTCTGCCCCGGCGGCCCTGGATCTGCTTCGGGAATGGGGCTGGGAGGCTATGCGCGGCTACAATCACCGCCTGGCCTGGGATGCGGCCTTGATGCTCACCAGCCGATGGGGGTTTGACCTACCTGCGCCCGAGGCGATGGTCGGGTGCATGGTTACCCTGCCCCTGCCGGGGTCTTTGGGGAAAACCCCTGAGGAGGCGGCCCGCTTGCAGTACGCTCTCCTGTACGAGCACCGGCTCGAGGCCCCCATCCTGTGCCGGGATGAGCGCCTGTGGGTGCGGATCTCGGCGCAAATTTACAACGAACTCGAGGATGTAGAGCGCCTGGTTCGTGCCGTCGAGAGCTATCGCTAA
- a CDS encoding PIG-L family deacetylase codes for MRLLAVFPHPDDEIGVSGTLAKHVLRGDAARILWLTRGELASQFGDMPPEEVARIREGHGHAVAEMIGAEAQFLDFPDSSLTGGREEALAIARVVASWKPDVVVTWNPHDVHPDHRAAYWATLSALKFCRIPKLVGEPHRNPVRLLHYYRSDIPRPALYVDVGEEGQAVADRVFGFYRDFYQWEYTLEAFRANRSRLGAEVGVKFAERFQAEAPLAHPYLG; via the coding sequence GTGCGTTTGCTTGCCGTCTTTCCCCACCCCGACGACGAAATAGGCGTTTCCGGCACCCTGGCCAAGCATGTTTTGCGGGGCGATGCGGCCCGGATTCTCTGGCTCACACGGGGCGAGCTGGCCAGTCAGTTTGGCGATATGCCCCCCGAAGAGGTGGCCCGTATCCGCGAAGGGCACGGCCATGCGGTGGCTGAAATGATTGGCGCAGAGGCTCAGTTTCTCGACTTTCCCGACTCGAGCCTGACCGGGGGCCGCGAAGAGGCCCTGGCCATAGCGCGGGTGGTGGCGAGCTGGAAGCCCGATGTGGTGGTGACCTGGAACCCCCACGATGTGCACCCCGACCACCGGGCCGCCTACTGGGCTACCCTCTCGGCGCTCAAGTTCTGTCGCATTCCCAAGCTGGTGGGCGAACCGCACCGCAACCCTGTGCGCCTGCTGCACTATTACCGCAGCGATATTCCAAGGCCTGCGTTGTATGTGGATGTGGGTGAAGAGGGTCAGGCGGTGGCCGACCGGGTGTTTGGCTTTTACCGCGATTTTTATCAGTGGGAGTATACCCTGGAGGCTTTCAGGGCGAATCGCTCGAGGCTGGGGGCCGAGGTTGGAGTAAAGTTTGCGGAGCGTTTTCAGGCAGAGGCTCCGCTGGCCCATCCTTATCTGGGTTGA